The Lujinxingia litoralis region CCTGTAGCCCCTCCAGGTCGAGCCCGCTGCGGTGATACTCCCAGCGTCGCTGCGGAAAGAGGGTATGCACCTGGCTGAGGGGCCAGGCAAACGAGGGCGTCGGAGTCCGCGGCAGCGCTTCGGGCTCCAGATGCCCTTGCGCGCGCAGATACTCTTCGGGCGAATCATGAAAGAGATCGTTGCCGCAGAGATCGCGGTGCCAGCGACGCAGCTTCTGAACCTCTTCATCCAGATCGACGAAACGCTGATTGAGTTCCAGGCGAGGATTGAGTTCGGCCAGATCTTGAACAAAAAGTTCGCCCAGGCTGAGCATCCGATCCAGGCATTCCGGTGGCGCGACCGACCAGCGGTAGCCCCCGGACTCCAACTCCCAACGATCGCCATCGTCCCTTACCTTGAGGTCGAGGTAGGGCAGTGCTTCAATAAGCTCGAGCCCCCCATCGGCGCGTGACTCCAGATGGCTGAGCAGCTGGCGAGCGCGTTCCAGGAGGCTTCCCATCGCTAAAAAGGGATAGTGGGTGGCGAGTTCGACGTCGTCTTCTCCCAGCTCCGCGCGAAGAGTTCCATCGAAGAGCAGGGCGTGAAGATCAAAGGTCTGCTCGCCATCGTAGTCGCGTAAGGCTTCGTCTCGCCCCACAAATTCGTAGCTCAGCGTCAGCCCTTGAGATGACGAGGTGGCCGAGGCCCGATCGGCAGGCAACTCGCCGGCGATGGGAACCCGGGCCCCGAACGCCGGGAGGCGGCTGCGTTTAAGGGTGCCCAACCACTGGCTGAGCTGGCGCACATAACGCTCTGAAGAAAAGCGCTCCGAGATGCCAAAAAGCTCTCGCAGCAGATCTTCGGCCGCCTCGCAGACCGCCCGGACAAAGCTGCCAGAATTCATCGGTAGATTGCGGGCAACCACCTGCTTATCGCGTCCCAGACTATAGGCGCTTACCAGCAACTGGCCGGCGTGCCCGATCAGTACCAGCTCCCAGGGCTCGTGGGGAAACTCCAGGATGACCTTGGTCCGCGTGCCCAGGGAGAGGGCGACCAGCCCCTCCATCAGCCCCCCGATCACCGCGAAGATCGCTTCTTCGGGGATCAACGCCGTCAGGTTGGTGCCGTCGACCACGATATCGATGATGTCGCGGATCTCCAGCAGGTTCATCGTGCTTTCTGCCGGCCGGAGCGGGTCGAGCGCCGTCAGATAGCGCACGTCTTCCTTCCACCCGCGTCCGACAATGATCTCGACCTGGCTCATGGATCCTCA contains the following coding sequences:
- a CDS encoding PQQ-binding-like beta-propeller repeat protein, whose protein sequence is MSQVEIIVGRGWKEDVRYLTALDPLRPAESTMNLLEIRDIIDIVVDGTNLTALIPEEAIFAVIGGLMEGLVALSLGTRTKVILEFPHEPWELVLIGHAGQLLVSAYSLGRDKQVVARNLPMNSGSFVRAVCEAAEDLLRELFGISERFSSERYVRQLSQWLGTLKRSRLPAFGARVPIAGELPADRASATSSSQGLTLSYEFVGRDEALRDYDGEQTFDLHALLFDGTLRAELGEDDVELATHYPFLAMGSLLERARQLLSHLESRADGGLELIEALPYLDLKVRDDGDRWELESGGYRWSVAPPECLDRMLSLGELFVQDLAELNPRLELNQRFVDLDEEVQKLRRWHRDLCGNDLFHDSPEEYLRAQGHLEPEALPRTPTPSFAWPLSQVHTLFPQRRWEYHRSGLDLEGLQVVGEGLLVSTPIATMMIELESGRERWSWTEARSAVGAEVRARVAGPWVVVTEGEGKVRWLDATSGVPAGSAALGTGFGALQEVAYYASEDLLVVASDQGKIAAVELSRGVVRWRFGAGPARFSGVLFDGPLLCARTTEGQLLALSPKSGDVLWRVRVGSHSETGVSAHQGRYYAITHDPHHRGSTIQAYYPFTGRSVWQLRLNGWVCGPPSYIDQWLVVPVERHGQVTLCGIALEAVQPQVSWTLDLLSAGLYRPTRALAVMLEGVLHGIVRTDRAEMTCFRLADGEIRWRVTPGKETLLLYGNLDLFALGDALISVGGGVEVRALSTGRTLHAFEAVESPEQALLTAPFQLIMGEQATEAGAEDRISAWRTDHFMAVLPGGV